A window from Chryseobacterium vaccae encodes these proteins:
- the thiS gene encoding sulfur carrier protein ThiS: MELTINHTRKTFAVLPENLEALMAMELPGKKKGIAVALNNRIIPLSAWAETILNDKDSVLIITAAQGG; the protein is encoded by the coding sequence ATGGAACTTACAATCAACCACACCCGAAAAACATTTGCTGTACTTCCCGAAAATCTGGAAGCACTAATGGCTATGGAACTCCCCGGAAAGAAAAAAGGAATTGCCGTAGCCCTCAACAACCGTATTATTCCGCTGTCCGCCTGGGCAGAGACCATTCTCAATGATAAAGATTCAGTATTAATCATCACAGCTGCCCAGGGCGGCTAA
- a CDS encoding RluA family pseudouridine synthase: MMEEQIVYEDNHLLVVNKKVGQLVQGDKTGDESLLETIKNFIKKRDNKPGNVFLGLVHRIDRPTSGLVIYAKTSKALSRLTQMVKNREIKKTYWAIVGKEMIPKTQRLVHYLKKNEKNNKAIVFPKATDGAKEAILTYHVIKTLDNYMLLEIDLETGRHHQIRAQLSKTGVPIKGDLKYGSPRSNPDGGINLHARKLEFIHPVTKEKIEITAPVPQNDAVWRACDE, encoded by the coding sequence ATGATGGAGGAGCAGATTGTATATGAAGACAACCATCTTCTGGTGGTCAATAAAAAAGTCGGTCAGCTTGTACAGGGTGATAAGACCGGTGATGAATCATTATTAGAGACCATCAAGAATTTTATAAAAAAAAGAGATAACAAACCGGGGAATGTTTTCCTCGGTCTTGTTCATCGTATAGACCGGCCCACCTCAGGTCTGGTAATCTATGCCAAAACGTCCAAGGCGCTTTCCCGTCTTACCCAGATGGTAAAAAACAGGGAAATTAAAAAGACCTATTGGGCAATAGTGGGTAAGGAAATGATCCCGAAAACTCAAAGGCTGGTTCATTATTTAAAGAAAAACGAAAAGAACAACAAAGCAATCGTATTTCCCAAAGCTACAGATGGTGCAAAAGAGGCAATTTTAACCTATCATGTGATCAAAACACTGGATAATTATATGCTTCTTGAAATTGATCTGGAAACAGGAAGGCATCACCAGATCCGTGCCCAGCTTTCTAAAACCGGAGTGCCCATCAAAGGAGATCTTAAATACGGTTCTCCCCGCTCCAACCCGGATGGAGGAATTAATCTTCATGCGAGAAAACTGGAGTTTATTCACCCGGTTACCAAGGAAAAAATAGAGATTACCGCTCCCGTTCCACAGAATGATGCCGTTTGGAGAGCTTGTGATGAATAA
- the panB gene encoding 3-methyl-2-oxobutanoate hydroxymethyltransferase, whose amino-acid sequence MSVHSEIKKVTTETLRKMKFDKEKITMLTAYDFTTAKMVDAGGVDAILIGDSAANVMAGFETTLPITLDQMIYHAQSVVRGTDRALVVADLPFGTYQSNPEKALESAVRMMKEGGAHAVKIEGGKEISKSIKKIINAGIPVMGHLGLTPQSIYKFGTYKVRAKEEAEAEKLIADAQLLEELGCFSIVLEKIPADLAKKVTESISIPTIGIGAGADCDGQVLVYHDMVGMNKGFSPKFLRRYLDLYTEITGAVSQYVKDVKSVEFPNESESY is encoded by the coding sequence ATGTCTGTTCACTCTGAAATTAAAAAAGTTACAACTGAAACCTTGCGTAAAATGAAATTCGACAAGGAAAAAATAACTATGCTTACCGCTTATGACTTTACCACGGCTAAAATGGTAGATGCAGGAGGTGTGGATGCCATTTTGATCGGAGACTCTGCCGCGAATGTAATGGCAGGTTTTGAAACTACACTCCCAATTACATTGGATCAGATGATCTATCATGCTCAAAGTGTGGTAAGAGGTACCGACAGAGCTTTGGTTGTAGCAGATTTGCCTTTCGGAACTTATCAGAGTAATCCTGAAAAAGCATTGGAGTCTGCGGTAAGAATGATGAAAGAAGGCGGTGCACATGCCGTAAAAATTGAAGGAGGAAAAGAAATTTCCAAATCCATTAAAAAGATCATCAATGCTGGGATTCCGGTAATGGGACATCTGGGATTAACGCCCCAGTCTATCTATAAATTCGGAACCTATAAAGTAAGAGCAAAAGAAGAAGCGGAAGCTGAAAAATTGATTGCTGATGCACAGCTTTTAGAAGAATTGGGATGTTTCTCCATTGTATTGGAAAAAATTCCGGCTGATTTAGCTAAAAAAGTTACCGAAAGCATTTCTATTCCTACCATCGGAATCGGTGCAGGAGCAGACTGTGACGGACAGGTTCTGGTATATCATGATATGGTGGGGATGAACAAAGGTTTCAGTCCTAAATTCCTGAGAAGATATCTTGATCTTTATACTGAAATTACAGGAGCCGTTTCCCAATATGTGAAAGATGTGAAAAGTGTTGAATTTCCAAATGAAAGTGAAAGTTATTAA
- a CDS encoding Crp/Fnr family transcriptional regulator — protein MSQEQQIAIEERFARVFNDKSFKERLSSVDFEKYINGKKRLSFQKHDTIFEDGETPKGVFVLEKGAAKLSKSGAFGKDQILRFIKEGDIIGYRSLLCGENFQAKAEAMTDIECIFLPADIFMYLLEVDPQLSFVMLQKISYELGESSNTITFLAQKTVRERLAEILLLLEQKLGVDPEGFIKISLTREEIANIIGTATESAIRLISEFKGDNLIEVDGRNIKILNHDKLMKLGHVVL, from the coding sequence ATGTCGCAGGAACAACAGATTGCAATTGAAGAGAGGTTCGCCAGAGTTTTTAATGATAAATCTTTTAAGGAAAGACTTTCCAGTGTAGATTTTGAAAAATATATTAACGGCAAAAAAAGACTGAGTTTTCAGAAACATGATACCATTTTTGAGGATGGAGAAACACCAAAGGGAGTGTTTGTTCTGGAAAAAGGGGCCGCTAAATTATCCAAATCAGGGGCTTTCGGCAAAGATCAGATCTTAAGATTTATTAAAGAAGGGGACATTATCGGCTATCGTTCATTGCTTTGCGGGGAAAATTTCCAGGCAAAAGCTGAGGCCATGACAGATATTGAATGCATTTTCCTGCCTGCAGATATTTTTATGTACCTTCTTGAGGTAGATCCGCAGTTGTCTTTTGTGATGCTTCAGAAAATTTCTTACGAATTGGGAGAGTCATCTAATACCATTACTTTCCTTGCTCAGAAAACCGTTAGAGAAAGATTAGCGGAAATATTACTGTTACTGGAACAGAAGTTAGGTGTAGATCCGGAAGGGTTCATCAAAATTTCTTTAACAAGAGAAGAAATTGCCAACATTATCGGTACTGCTACCGAAAGTGCCATCCGTTTGATCTCTGAATTTAAAGGAGACAATCTCATTGAAGTAGATGGAAGAAATATCAAAATCCTGAATCACGACAAACTCATGAAACTAGGTCACGTAGTTTTATAA
- a CDS encoding heavy metal translocating P-type ATPase, with product MSENCFHCGQGIEKERILFDEKTFCCNGCKSVYEILNTNNLSNFYELNKRAGIRPSDESSSQFDYLDTPEIFEKVTDFSEGNTSLVTFKIPVIHCSSCIWLLESLHTLNKNINYSQVNFTRKTLQISFNHNDFKLSELANFLTNLGYKPVISLETADKNVDHLDKSLLVKFAIAGFAFGNGMFLAFPEYVGGEDYWMEHYKGLFRVLMFLLACPVVFYSASDYYKSAWYGLKNGIVNIDVPIVLGIFVLFGRSVYEVATNYGPGYFDTLCGLLFFMLMGKIFQKRTYSALSYDRDYKSFYPIAVTKVDFEGKQDNILLSEVKVGDRILVRNQEIIPVDAILINGEGNIDNSFITGESVSISKQPGDKIFAGGKQIGSSLELEVIKDVDQSYLTQLWNKEAFKKHETGLDTLTNSISKYFTFIILGIAVIAGTYWAFIDLEKMFQVISAILIIACPCALALSAPFTFGHIMRILGRNKFYVKDTLTIEKIAKLDTIVFDKTGTITHRKKSNIRYEGAEISEFDTLNIKTLLKNSNHPLSKSLYEFIEVSDDYFTVENFKEISGKGYEAEVRGNLYKIGSARYNNQEPKNLETAVYISKNGEFLGKFIFKNEYRPKLKELFTKLTDYKIFILSGDNSSEEKQLKELIPNFKGMAFNQSPEDKLNYIKTLQDQHMKVAMLGDGLNDAGALKQSNVGIAIADDTNSFTPSSDVIMNGEKVVTLDNYLNVCKGSITIVKMTFIISFLYNIVGLSYAVTGHMHPLFAAIIMPISSITVVTFTTLATWILGRKHFKKQA from the coding sequence GTGAGCGAGAACTGTTTTCATTGTGGTCAAGGTATAGAAAAAGAGAGAATTCTGTTTGATGAAAAGACTTTCTGCTGCAATGGCTGCAAGTCTGTATACGAGATTCTGAATACCAATAATTTAAGTAATTTTTACGAGCTTAATAAAAGAGCAGGAATCCGTCCAAGTGATGAAAGCTCTTCACAGTTTGATTATCTTGACACTCCGGAGATCTTCGAAAAGGTCACTGATTTCTCGGAAGGAAACACCAGCCTTGTCACTTTCAAAATCCCAGTAATTCACTGTTCATCATGTATATGGCTATTAGAAAGCCTTCATACCCTGAACAAAAATATTAATTACTCCCAGGTTAACTTCACCCGCAAGACCTTACAGATTTCATTCAACCATAACGATTTCAAATTAAGCGAACTAGCTAATTTTTTAACCAATTTAGGTTACAAACCTGTCATCAGCCTTGAAACAGCAGATAAAAATGTAGATCATCTGGACAAATCACTGTTGGTAAAATTTGCGATTGCCGGATTTGCTTTCGGAAACGGGATGTTCCTTGCGTTCCCGGAATATGTAGGTGGAGAAGATTATTGGATGGAACATTATAAAGGTCTTTTCAGAGTTCTTATGTTCCTGCTGGCCTGCCCGGTTGTCTTCTATTCAGCTTCGGATTATTATAAATCAGCGTGGTATGGGCTGAAGAACGGAATTGTTAACATTGACGTACCCATTGTATTGGGGATCTTTGTTCTGTTCGGAAGAAGCGTCTATGAAGTAGCCACCAATTACGGTCCCGGATATTTTGATACTTTGTGCGGACTCCTCTTCTTTATGCTGATGGGGAAAATTTTCCAGAAAAGAACCTACAGTGCGCTTTCTTATGATAGAGATTACAAATCCTTCTATCCTATTGCTGTTACCAAAGTTGATTTTGAAGGAAAACAGGATAATATTCTTCTTTCTGAAGTTAAAGTAGGAGACCGGATTTTAGTAAGAAACCAGGAAATCATTCCTGTAGATGCCATCCTGATTAATGGGGAAGGAAATATCGACAACAGCTTTATTACCGGAGAAAGTGTAAGCATCAGTAAACAGCCCGGAGATAAAATTTTTGCAGGAGGAAAACAAATCGGATCTTCATTGGAACTTGAAGTCATTAAAGATGTCGATCAGAGTTACCTTACCCAGCTATGGAACAAAGAAGCTTTCAAAAAGCATGAAACGGGGCTTGATACGCTGACTAACAGCATCAGTAAATATTTCACATTCATCATTTTAGGCATTGCCGTGATAGCCGGAACGTATTGGGCTTTTATCGATCTGGAGAAAATGTTCCAGGTAATTTCTGCCATCCTGATCATTGCGTGCCCTTGTGCTCTTGCTCTATCTGCGCCGTTCACTTTCGGCCACATTATGAGGATATTAGGGCGGAATAAATTTTACGTAAAAGACACTCTTACGATTGAAAAAATCGCTAAGCTTGATACGATTGTTTTTGACAAGACCGGAACGATTACCCATCGTAAAAAATCAAACATCAGATATGAAGGTGCTGAAATTAGTGAGTTCGATACTCTAAATATCAAAACTCTATTAAAAAACTCCAACCACCCACTTTCAAAATCACTATACGAGTTCATTGAGGTGAGTGATGATTATTTCACCGTTGAAAACTTCAAAGAAATTTCCGGAAAAGGCTACGAGGCCGAAGTACGGGGAAATCTTTACAAAATTGGTTCTGCACGATATAACAACCAGGAACCTAAAAACCTGGAAACTGCGGTCTATATTAGTAAAAATGGTGAATTCTTAGGGAAATTTATTTTCAAAAACGAATATCGTCCAAAACTGAAAGAGCTCTTCACAAAACTTACTGATTACAAAATATTCATCCTGAGCGGGGATAATTCATCAGAGGAAAAACAGCTTAAGGAGCTTATTCCTAACTTCAAAGGAATGGCTTTCAACCAAAGCCCGGAAGACAAACTGAATTATATCAAAACCCTTCAGGATCAGCATATGAAAGTGGCCATGCTTGGAGATGGTCTTAACGATGCCGGAGCATTGAAGCAAAGTAATGTAGGAATTGCTATTGCTGATGATACGAACAGCTTTACTCCATCTTCCGACGTGATTATGAACGGTGAAAAAGTGGTCACTCTGGATAATTACCTGAACGTTTGCAAAGGCTCTATCACCATTGTAAAAATGACATTCATAATCAGCTTCCTTTACAATATTGTTGGTTTAAGTTACGCAGTTACAGGTCATATGCATCCGCTCTTCGCTGCAATCATCATGCCAATCAGTTCCATTACTGTTGTTACATTTACTACACTTGCTACCTGGATTTTAGGCCGGAAACATTTCAAAAAACAGGCTTAA
- the ccoS gene encoding cbb3-type cytochrome oxidase assembly protein CcoS, with translation MDILYLMIVCSVSLAAIFLVVFIVYAKKGQFEDDESPAVRILFDDERVVREDDENGDKNKDDKKIGENK, from the coding sequence ATGGATATTCTATATTTAATGATCGTCTGCAGTGTTTCTTTAGCTGCGATCTTCCTGGTCGTATTTATAGTGTATGCCAAAAAAGGGCAGTTTGAAGATGATGAATCTCCGGCTGTCAGAATCCTTTTCGATGACGAGAGAGTAGTCAGAGAAGATGATGAAAATGGCGACAAAAATAAAGACGACAAAAAAATAGGAGAGAATAAATAA
- the ccoN gene encoding cytochrome-c oxidase, cbb3-type subunit I → METQKFSYDNSIVRAFLYATIIFGFIGFTFGLTAALMLFYPELPEFFFGTDDTTINSLASGNIQGLINTHGAFGFGRIRMLHTNTVIFAFVCNIVYVGVYYSTQRLLKTRMYSDTLSWIHFWTWQLMIVATFITFFMGINTSKEYAEHEWPIDILIAISWIIFGVNMIMTIAKRRVRHLYVAIWFYLGTWVAVAMLHIFNNLEVPLSFAGWKSYSAYAGAKDAIVQWWYGHNAVAFVLTTPVLGLMYYFLPKAADRPVFSYKLSIIHFWSLIFVYIWAGPHHLQYTALPAWAQAVGTGFSIMLIAPSWGGMLNGLLTLRGAWDKVRENPILKFFVVAVTCYGMATFEGPLLATKNINKIGHFTDWVIGHVHLGALGWNGFMAFGVIYYLVPIMWRTKIWSVKLANWHFWLGTLGIIFYAVPMYISGFTQGLMWKQFNPDGTLLWKNWLDTVTAIIPYFKMRFLGGLFYISGAILMIVNVIATVRKGSFQKEVPAEAPALANIGNKRKEGEGFHLWLERMPMLLTVLSLFTISIGSMVEIIPTLSLKKSVPTISAVKPYSPLELEGRDIYIREGCNACHSQMIRPFRDEIVRFNGKNGQYSKAGEFVYDRPFLWGSKRTGPDLHREGGKNPSSWHYKHMYNPRSTSAGSIMPRYPWLISTDLDRSKMVDKLKLMKNTFDVPYTKAEIDSANTWADNQAKKIVKDIFSEANDLKTEYAKKPQGELEKKEIVALISYLQRLGTDIKTTEIKTASNN, encoded by the coding sequence ATGGAAACACAAAAGTTTAGTTATGACAACAGTATTGTCCGTGCGTTCCTCTATGCGACCATCATCTTTGGTTTTATAGGGTTTACGTTTGGGCTTACGGCGGCATTAATGCTTTTCTACCCTGAATTACCCGAATTCTTTTTCGGAACTGATGACACAACCATCAATAGTCTTGCCTCCGGCAATATTCAAGGGCTAATAAACACTCATGGTGCATTTGGTTTTGGTAGAATCAGAATGCTGCACACCAACACCGTAATCTTTGCATTCGTTTGTAATATTGTTTACGTTGGAGTATACTACTCTACACAGAGATTATTAAAAACAAGAATGTATAGTGATACATTGTCATGGATTCATTTCTGGACCTGGCAGTTAATGATCGTTGCTACGTTCATTACCTTCTTTATGGGGATCAATACATCAAAAGAATATGCAGAACATGAATGGCCAATTGATATATTAATTGCTATATCATGGATCATTTTCGGGGTGAATATGATTATGACGATTGCTAAGAGAAGGGTTAGACACCTTTATGTGGCGATCTGGTTCTATTTGGGTACATGGGTTGCAGTAGCAATGCTTCATATCTTCAACAACCTTGAAGTTCCATTATCTTTCGCTGGCTGGAAATCTTATTCTGCTTATGCAGGAGCAAAAGACGCTATTGTACAATGGTGGTATGGTCACAATGCAGTGGCATTCGTACTGACAACTCCGGTTCTAGGTTTAATGTATTACTTCTTGCCAAAAGCGGCAGACAGACCGGTATTCTCATACAAACTGTCTATTATTCACTTCTGGTCATTAATTTTCGTATATATCTGGGCTGGTCCTCACCACCTTCAGTATACAGCACTTCCGGCATGGGCACAGGCTGTGGGAACAGGTTTCTCAATCATGCTTATTGCACCATCATGGGGGGGAATGCTAAACGGGCTTCTTACCTTAAGAGGTGCCTGGGATAAAGTAAGAGAGAATCCTATTCTTAAGTTCTTCGTAGTGGCAGTAACATGCTACGGTATGGCGACTTTTGAAGGTCCTCTTTTAGCAACAAAAAACATCAACAAAATTGGTCACTTCACAGACTGGGTTATTGGTCACGTACACTTAGGAGCTCTTGGATGGAATGGTTTCATGGCATTCGGGGTTATCTACTACCTGGTTCCAATCATGTGGAGAACAAAAATATGGTCTGTAAAATTAGCTAACTGGCATTTCTGGTTAGGGACATTAGGAATTATTTTCTATGCAGTACCAATGTATATTTCAGGATTTACACAAGGATTAATGTGGAAGCAGTTCAACCCGGACGGAACTCTATTATGGAAAAACTGGTTGGATACAGTAACTGCAATTATTCCTTACTTCAAAATGAGATTCTTAGGAGGGTTATTCTATATTTCAGGAGCTATCTTAATGATCGTTAACGTAATTGCTACGGTAAGAAAAGGATCATTCCAGAAGGAAGTACCTGCAGAAGCACCTGCTTTAGCTAATATCGGAAACAAACGTAAAGAGGGAGAAGGATTCCACCTTTGGTTGGAAAGAATGCCAATGTTATTGACTGTTCTATCTTTATTCACGATTTCAATTGGTAGTATGGTGGAGATCATTCCTACTCTATCTCTTAAGAAAAGTGTACCTACCATTTCAGCGGTAAAACCTTATTCACCACTTGAACTGGAAGGTAGAGACATCTATATCCGTGAAGGATGTAACGCTTGTCACTCTCAGATGATCAGACCGTTCAGAGACGAGATTGTTAGATTCAACGGTAAAAACGGACAGTACTCCAAAGCAGGAGAATTCGTATACGACAGACCATTCCTATGGGGTTCTAAGAGAACAGGACCGGATTTACATAGAGAAGGAGGTAAAAACCCAAGTTCTTGGCATTACAAGCACATGTACAACCCAAGATCTACCTCTGCTGGTTCTATCATGCCTCGTTACCCTTGGTTAATTTCTACCGATTTGGACAGATCTAAAATGGTAGACAAATTGAAGCTGATGAAGAATACATTTGATGTACCTTACACTAAAGCTGAAATTGACTCTGCCAATACATGGGCAGATAATCAGGCGAAGAAAATTGTGAAAGATATCTTCTCTGAAGCGAATGACCTTAAAACGGAATACGCTAAGAAACCTCAGGGAGAATTAGAGAAAAAAGAGATTGTAGCTCTTATCTCTTATCTTCAAAGATTAGGAACAGATATCAAAACCACTGAAATCAAAACAGCAAGTAATAACTAA
- a CDS encoding CcoQ/FixQ family Cbb3-type cytochrome c oxidase assembly chaperone: protein MIPQNFKDILSNTENAGFYQTLALIFFLLFFVALVIYVFSRPKKYYKEEEEAPLGDDEDDDFNLKN, encoded by the coding sequence ATGATTCCTCAGAACTTTAAAGATATATTATCCAATACAGAAAACGCTGGTTTCTACCAGACGTTGGCTCTGATTTTCTTTTTGCTGTTCTTCGTAGCTTTAGTAATCTATGTTTTTAGCAGGCCTAAGAAATATTACAAAGAAGAAGAAGAGGCTCCTCTGGGGGATGATGAAGATGACGATTTTAATTTAAAAAATTAA
- a CDS encoding c-type cytochrome, whose product MKQRTPVVVNILIITGLLIVFYYLFVQSYSFLASPYFWGTVVISAILAYIHSAIGDLIENNKFKKLSPEEKAAYLAEKKIPFLRRMYDAAFKKQSETEEKDILIDHGFDGIMELDNQLPKWWVGLFYFGTAFCIVYIAAYSFTDFAHPLSEYEKEYKEQMAAIDKYMKEQPPVTIESAKYSADNIAAGEEVFKTNCVSCHSDGGRGGIGPNLTDNYWHNQPEKTLFKNVFHVVENGVTGTAMQAWGKNGVLTGTDIQNVAAYVYHINQEQQPITPAQGGAPPYGDEAHWEKE is encoded by the coding sequence ATGAAACAAAGAACACCTGTTGTTGTAAACATCTTAATAATAACCGGACTTTTAATAGTTTTTTATTATTTATTTGTACAGAGCTACTCGTTCTTAGCCTCTCCTTATTTCTGGGGAACTGTTGTGATCAGTGCCATTTTAGCATACATCCACAGTGCTATTGGAGATTTGATTGAGAATAACAAATTCAAAAAACTATCTCCGGAAGAAAAAGCAGCTTACCTTGCAGAGAAGAAGATACCTTTCTTAAGAAGAATGTATGACGCTGCATTCAAAAAGCAATCTGAAACGGAAGAGAAAGACATCCTTATTGACCACGGTTTCGATGGCATTATGGAACTTGACAACCAGTTACCAAAATGGTGGGTAGGTTTATTCTACTTTGGGACTGCTTTTTGTATTGTATACATTGCAGCCTACTCTTTTACAGACTTCGCACACCCGTTAAGCGAGTACGAGAAAGAATATAAAGAGCAGATGGCAGCTATTGACAAATACATGAAAGAACAGCCTCCAGTAACAATTGAATCTGCGAAGTATTCTGCAGATAACATTGCTGCCGGTGAGGAAGTATTCAAAACCAACTGTGTTTCTTGTCACTCTGATGGTGGTAGAGGGGGTATCGGACCCAACCTTACTGATAACTACTGGCACAACCAGCCTGAAAAAACCTTATTCAAAAACGTATTCCACGTTGTAGAAAATGGGGTAACAGGTACAGCGATGCAGGCTTGGGGTAAAAATGGGGTATTAACAGGGACAGACATCCAGAATGTTGCCGCTTATGTATACCACATTAACCAGGAACAGCAGCCAATTACTCCGGCTCAGGGAGGTGCTCCACCATATGGAGATGAAGCTCACTGGGAAAAAGAATAA
- the ccoG gene encoding cytochrome c oxidase accessory protein CcoG, which yields MSDIEETEVRGGQGQVLDPETYRDSIGTMEQSGKRRWVFPRKPKGKYTNYRNIVSYLLLVVYFTIPFLKINGNPFFLFNVIDREFFIFGQPFYPQDFFILTLGAIASLIFIIVFTIAFGRIFCGWICPQTIFMESIFRKIEYLIEGDRNKQMKLDRQEWNSEKIWKRSLKWSVYIVISLIITHFMFMYIVGYEEVIKIVSEGPFAHPTNFMVMILFTAAFYFVFAWFREQVCTLVCPYGRLQGVLIDKDTINVFYDFKRGENRSKWRKGEDRKAAGKGDCIDCHQCVVVCPTGIDIRDGQQLECINCTACIDACDEVMEKVGLPKGLIRYASENEIEKETQFKFTGRMKGFTVFLFLLVGFLGFLLYNRGEMEAKFIKPAGSTFFVRDGKITNTYNYTFLNKTNDKKIVTIKVIDPAHGEITYSASSKIEIERDKISKGTINISFPEGEMKLSKQNITIGVYDMKGELVDSYQTYFEGPFKLQF from the coding sequence ATGTCAGACATAGAAGAAACAGAAGTACGAGGCGGACAGGGACAGGTTCTGGACCCTGAAACTTACAGAGATTCTATAGGGACAATGGAGCAATCCGGAAAAAGAAGATGGGTATTTCCAAGGAAGCCAAAAGGGAAGTATACCAACTATAGAAATATTGTAAGCTATCTTTTATTAGTCGTTTATTTTACCATACCGTTTTTGAAGATCAACGGAAATCCATTCTTTTTATTCAATGTTATTGATAGAGAGTTCTTCATTTTCGGACAACCTTTTTATCCACAGGACTTTTTCATCCTGACTTTAGGCGCTATTGCCTCCTTAATTTTTATTATCGTTTTTACGATTGCATTCGGAAGAATTTTCTGCGGGTGGATATGCCCTCAGACAATTTTTATGGAATCCATCTTCCGTAAAATCGAGTATCTTATTGAAGGGGACCGTAACAAGCAGATGAAGCTGGACAGACAGGAATGGAACAGTGAAAAAATCTGGAAAAGAAGTCTGAAATGGTCCGTATACATTGTAATCTCACTTATCATTACCCACTTTATGTTTATGTATATTGTAGGCTATGAAGAAGTGATCAAAATTGTATCCGAAGGACCGTTTGCCCATCCTACCAATTTTATGGTGATGATTCTCTTTACCGCCGCATTTTATTTTGTATTTGCATGGTTCAGAGAGCAGGTATGTACATTGGTGTGTCCGTATGGAAGGCTTCAGGGCGTTTTGATTGATAAAGATACCATCAATGTTTTCTACGATTTTAAGAGAGGGGAAAACAGATCCAAGTGGAGAAAAGGAGAAGACAGAAAAGCAGCAGGAAAAGGGGATTGTATCGATTGTCACCAATGTGTTGTGGTATGTCCTACAGGAATTGATATCCGTGACGGGCAGCAACTGGAATGTATTAACTGTACTGCCTGTATTGATGCCTGCGATGAAGTAATGGAAAAAGTAGGGCTTCCGAAAGGACTGATCAGATATGCTTCCGAAAACGAAATTGAAAAAGAAACACAGTTTAAATTTACCGGAAGAATGAAAGGATTTACAGTATTCCTATTCCTTCTGGTTGGGTTTTTAGGCTTCCTTCTGTACAACAGAGGAGAAATGGAAGCCAAGTTTATTAAACCTGCGGGCAGCACATTCTTCGTAAGAGACGGAAAAATTACCAATACCTATAATTATACTTTCTTAAATAAGACGAACGATAAAAAGATCGTGACGATAAAAGTGATCGATCCTGCTCACGGAGAGATTACCTACAGTGCTTCAAGCAAGATTGAGATAGAACGCGATAAAATTTCCAAGGGAACTATCAATATCAGCTTCCCAGAAGGTGAAATGAAACTGTCTAAACAGAATATCACTATTGGCGTTTATGATATGAAAGGAGAACTGGTAGATTCTTACCAGACTTATTTTGAAGGACCATTCAAACTGCAATTTTAA
- a CDS encoding FixH family protein has translation MKNFSWGHGVVIALFAFIVFILSMLFLFPNGQKNSEMVTDNYYEEELQYQDVIDAKKRADELQERPVYSQGKDGIKITFPKDYNNTNTTVKFVLNRTDDQNLDIKKSVQLDASQSFVIPSQVLKMGNYTLRLSWTKDKTDYRMDYDVIWK, from the coding sequence ATGAAAAACTTTAGTTGGGGACACGGTGTTGTTATTGCATTATTTGCATTCATCGTTTTTATTTTATCCATGCTGTTTCTATTCCCGAACGGGCAGAAAAACTCTGAAATGGTAACGGACAATTATTATGAGGAAGAACTTCAGTATCAGGATGTGATTGATGCTAAGAAAAGAGCTGACGAACTGCAGGAGAGACCTGTATACAGCCAGGGAAAAGACGGAATTAAAATCACTTTTCCAAAAGATTATAACAATACCAATACTACGGTAAAATTTGTTTTAAACAGAACCGACGATCAGAATTTAGATATCAAAAAATCTGTACAGCTTGATGCCAGCCAGTCATTTGTAATCCCTTCACAGGTTTTAAAGATGGGGAATTACACGTTAAGACTATCCTGGACCAAGGATAAAACAGACTATAGAATGGATTATGATGTAATATGGAAATAG